In the genome of Acidimicrobiales bacterium, the window CGGGCCCGGTCGCTCGCCGAGACTCTGGCCAGCCTCGAGCAGCAGGTGAGTCGCCGCCTGGGCGTGGTTCGCGACCTCAAACCCGCCGTCGGCCCCGAGGACGCGGCCCTCCACGTGTGGACGGCCGGTTTGCGCTTCCCCGTTGCGGGACGGGCCCGCCCAGTCTACGGGGGTCGGGGCTGGGGGAAGGGGCGCAACGATCTCCAAGCCCGGGTGGGGGCGCTGGCCGAGGGGCATGAGCTGGTCTGCGGCCTCCGCCGTGGCGATGAGCCCGTCGAGCGCGGTCGCCTGGCCGACCGCGGGGAGCCCGCCGTGCCCCCCGAGGCGCTGCTGCAGTTCTCCGCCCGGCAGTACGACGACCGCGAGCGCACGAATCCGACCGCCGGTGGGCCCAACCAGGTGCCCGAGCGGTTCGATCCGGAGACAGAGCTGGAGTGGAGCCGGGTGTGGTCACTGACCCTCGAGCGCACCCGCGAGCTCCCGGCCCCGCTGTGCTGGTTCGGATCAGCCGTACCCGGCTTGGGTGCCGCGAACTCCAACGGCTGTGCCGCCGGCAGCACAGCCGAGGAGGCCATCCTCCACGGCTTGGGAGAGCTGATCGAGCGCGACAGCGTCGCCCTTTGGTGGTACAGCCGGGTCCGTCGCCCAGGGGTAGATCTGGACAGCTTCGGCGACCCGTACTACGAGCTGCTGCGGGAGCACCTGGCTGAGCTCGGACGCGAGATGTGGGTGCTGGACCTGTCGACCGATCTGGGTGTGCCGGCCTTCGTGGCCGCCTCCTGCCTGACCGACGCCGGGCGCTCAGCACCCATCCTCGGCTATGGGGCCAACCTGGACGCGGCGACCGCCGTCTCGCGGGCGGTGACCGAGCACAACCAGATCCTGGCCGCGACGACGAGCCCGAGTCTGGCTCCAAGACTCGCCAATCCGTTGGCAGGTGTGGATGCCGTGAGCCAGCCGTGGCTTCTGCCAGATCCCGCCGTGCGGCATCGGCGCGCCGGCGACTACCCCTCGGCCGCCACCGACGACATCGCCAAGGACGTGGGCATCTGCGTGGGCCGACTTGCCGAAGCCGGAATCGAGGTGCTGGTGCTTGACCAG includes:
- a CDS encoding YcaO-like family protein, with the translated sequence RARSLAETLASLEQQVSRRLGVVRDLKPAVGPEDAALHVWTAGLRFPVAGRARPVYGGRGWGKGRNDLQARVGALAEGHELVCGLRRGDEPVERGRLADRGEPAVPPEALLQFSARQYDDRERTNPTAGGPNQVPERFDPETELEWSRVWSLTLERTRELPAPLCWFGSAVPGLGAANSNGCAAGSTAEEAILHGLGELIERDSVALWWYSRVRRPGVDLDSFGDPYYELLREHLAELGREMWVLDLSTDLGVPAFVAASCLTDAGRSAPILGYGANLDAATAVSRAVTEHNQILAATTSPSLAPRLANPLAGVDAVSQPWLLPDPAVRHRRAGDYPSAATDDIAKDVGICVGRLAEAGIEVLVLDQSRPECELRVVRVTAPGLRHWWRRLAPGRLYDVPPAIGWIATLPTEEQLNPLDLV